ATCAAGGAGTGAAAAAAATGAATAATGAAGTTATAAAATTGGTATTACCCAGTAAGCCAGACTATGTAGGAGTTGTTAGATTAACAACATCTGCTATTGCAAACAATATAGGATTAGATATTGAAGGAATAGAAGATGTTAAAGTGGCTATTGCTGAGGCCTGTACTAATGCACTTGGTAAGAAGGACGAGCTATATATAAATTATAAAATAGAGAAAGATAAATTTATAATGGAAGTTCAAGATGTTATAGAAGATAT
The sequence above is a segment of the Tissierellales bacterium genome. Coding sequences within it:
- a CDS encoding ATP-binding protein gives rise to the protein MNNEVIKLVLPSKPDYVGVVRLTTSAIANNIGLDIEGIEDVKVAIAEACTNALGKKDELYINYKIEKDKFIMEVQDVIEDIEENEKEKELGILIIKSLMDEVYFSKKGIKMIKNIEDGIDE